From the genome of Paraburkholderia largidicola:
CGCCGTGCGTGCGGACCGCACGACAGCCGCCCTCAAGAGCACGCTCGAACGCTACGAGTCGCTTCCCTATCTGCTCGGCGAACATCCCATCGTGCAGGACGCGCTCGCGTCACCGGATGCGGACAACGTCGCGCGCGCCAATCAATATCTCGAAGACCTCAATCGTCGTGCCCGTGCGAATGTCGCGTACATCGTCACTGCATCGGGCCGCTGCGTCGCGGCGAGCAACTGGAATCAGCCCGACAGCTTCATCGGCCAGGAGTATCTGTTCCGGCCGTATTTCGTCGAGGCGGTGAAGGGCAAGGTCGGGCGCTTCTTCGGCATCGGCACGACTTCGCTCGATCCCGGCTACTACATCTCGCAACCGGTGCGCCGCGACGGCAAGATCGTCGGCGTCGCGGTCGTCAAGCTGAATCTCGAATGGTTCCAGGGCGCGGACGCGTCGGAGCCGCTCATCGTCACGGACGATCATGGCGTGATCTTTCTGTCGTCGGTGCCTGCGTGGAAGTACCACACGGTCAAGCCGCTCACCAGCGACGTGATCGCGTCGATCTTCGACACGCGCCAGTACGCGCGCCAGCCGATCGCGCCGCTGCCGATGTCGGTGGTGCGCACGCTCGAAGGCGGCGCGCAGATCGTGCGCATCGGCGGCGGGCGCAGCGGGAACTATGCGGCGCCGCGTTTTCTGGCGTCTCAGCGCACGCTCGGCGAGCCGGATTGGCGTCTCATCACGATGGCGCCCATCGATCCCGTCAACGCCGACGCGCGTTATGCGACGATCGTGACGGGCTTCGGCTATGTCTCGCTGTGTCTGTTGCTGTTCTACTGGCGCATGCGCCGCGCGCGCGTGCGCGAAGTGATGCGCAGCCGCGCGCTCTTGCAGAAGGCGTATGCGGAACTCAACCAGCGCGTCGCCGAGCGTACGGCTGATCTGTCGCAGGCGAACGAGCAGTTGACGAAGGAAGTGAGCGAGCGCACGCGCGCCGAGCAGGAACTGCGCGCCGCGCACGACGAACTGATTCAGGCGAGCAAGCTCGCCGCACTCGGACAGATGGCGGCGGGCATCACGCACGAGTTGAACCAGCCGCTTGCCGCGTTGCGCGGCTTCTCTGACAACACGCGTGTGTTTCTCGAACGCGGTGATCATGAGTCGGCGAAGGAAAACCTCGAAGCGATCGCCGCGCTCACCGAGCGCATGGGCAAGATAACGAACCAGTTGAAGCTGTTCGTCGGCCGTGCGCGGCCTCGCAATGCGCGTGCAGGCGTGGCGCGCGCGCTGCGCAATGTGCTGGCGCTGCTGCAGAAACGCTTGCAGGGCGTGACGGTCGAGGTATCGTTGATCGACGAAGGCGCGGCACCCGTTCGCTTCAATCTCGACAGCGACGACCCGAAGCTCGTCGCGCATTGCGATGATCTGCGGCTCGAACAGGTGCTGATCAATCTGCTCGGCAACGCGCTCGACGCGGTGGTGGGCACACCCGCGCCGCGCATCGCGATCGACGTGCAAACGTCGCAGGAATCGCTCGCGATCATCGTGAGCGACAATGGTCCCGGCATTCCCGACGACGTGTTGCCGCATCTCTTCGAGCCGTTCTTCACGACGAAGGAAATGGGCCAGGGGCTCGGGTTGGGTCTGGCGATCTGCTCGTCGATTGCACGGGATTGTGGCGGCTCGCTCGTCGCGCGCAACAACGCACAAGGCGGCGCCGAGTTCATGCTGACGCTGCGCCGCGCGCGGGCGCAGGCAACTGATATCGCGGGCTCCGTCACGACGGGCTCGTGATTCAAAGCGTATTCAAGGCGTGGGAAACACAATGAACAAGGGCTTGCAGGTCCTCTACATCGAAGACGACGAACTCGTGCGGCGCGCGAGCGTGCAAAGCCTGCAACTCGCAGGGTTCGAAGTGGTCGGGCATGCGTCGGTGGAATCGGCGGCGAAGCTGATCAACGCGGAGTTTTCCGGCGTGATCGTCAGCGATATTCGCCTGCCCGGCGCAAGCGGCCTCGATCTGCTCGCGCAATGCCGCGAGCGCGCGCCCGACGTGCCCATCATTCTCGTCACGGGTCACGGCGATATTTCGATGGCCGTGCAGGCGATGCGCGATGGCGCATACGACTTCATCGAAAAGCCGTTTCCTTCCGAGCGTCTGATCGAAACGGTGCGCCGCGCGCTGGAGCGTCGCACGCTGGTGCTCGAAAATCTCGCGCTGCGCCGCGAACTGGCGGAACAGGGGACGCTTGCGCCGCGCATCATCGGACGCAGTCTCGCCATCGAGCAGGTGCGCAAGCTGATCGCGAACGTCGCGCCGACGGATGCCTCGGTGCTGATCAACGGCGATACGGGCGCGGGCAAGGAGCTGATCGCACGCAGCCTGCATGAGCTGTCGCCGCGCCGGGACAAGCCGTTTCTCGCGGTGAACTGCGGCGCGCTGCCGGAGCCGATGTTCGAGTCGGAGATGTTCGGCTATGAACCGGGCGCGTTTACGGGCGCGGCGAAGCGGCGCATCGGCAAGCTCGAGCATGCTTCGGGCGGTACGCTGTTTCTCGATGAAATCGAAAGCATGCCGCTCGCGTTGCAGGTCAAGCTGCTGCGCGTGTTGCAGGATGGCGTGCTCGAGCGGCTCGGGTCGAACCAGCCGATACGCGTCGATTGCCGCATCATCGCGGCAGCGAAGGGCGACATGACCGACCATGTTGCGTCCGGCACGTTCCGGCGCGATCTGCTGTACCGGCTCAACGTGGTGACGATCGCGCTGCCGCCGCTGTCCGAACGGCGCGAAGACATCGTGCCGCTGTTCGAGCATTTCCTTCTCGACGCGGCCGTGCGCTATCAGCGTCCCGCGCCGATTCTCACCGACCGTCAACGTACGAACCTGATGCAACGCGAATGGCCCGGCAACGTGCGCGAGTTGCGCAACGCGGCGGATCGCTTCGTGCTCGGCGTCGGCGACGACACGGTCGCGGCGCCCGTCGACGATGCGCTGACGTCGATCACGCAGCCGCTGAAGGAGCGCGTCGAGCAGTTCGAGCGCGCGGTGATCGCCGAAGCGCTGGAGCAGACGGGCGGCGCGGTCGCGGTGGCGGCGGACAGGCTGCAGGTCGGCAAGGCGACGCTCTACGAGAAGATCAAGCGCTATGGCTTGGCGGCGCGTGGGGAAAGCGAGAGGTGAAGCTGGAGTGAGGAACTGCTGACGGCGGGTGCGCTGCGAAGATTCCAGCGCGACGCCCGCCGCAGAAGAGAGACGTTCGGGCGATCAGGTCGTGCCGAGCGCCTTGGCCAGCAACTGGTCGAGTTCCGCGAACTGCGGCTCGCCGACATAGCGCTTCAGCACCTTGCCGTTGCGATCGATCACGAACGTGGTCGGCGTGAGCTGCACGTTGCCGAACTGCTTCGCAGCCGTTCCGTCGTCCATCGCGACCTTGAAAGGCAGACGGCGTGTTTCCGTGTAGTTGGTCACGTACATCGGCGCGTCATAGCTCATCGCGACCGCGACGAACTCGAGCCCCTTGTCCTTGAAGCGGTTGTACGTCTGGACCATCTGCGGCATTTCCTTCATGCAGGTGTCGCAACTCGTCGCCCAGAAGTTGACGAGGTACACCTTGCCTTTCAGATCGGCCGTCGACACTTTCTGGCCGGACAGCAGCGTGAACGTCGCGTCGGGCACGTGCTGCTGGCTGCCGAACGCGAAGTAGCCCGCAACGGCGATCGCGCCTGCGACGACGGCGGCAGCGATATAGCGAATCGGGCTTGAACGCCGGGAAACGTTGGTTTGGCTCATGAACGGACCTCGGGGGAACGCGTGGAACACACGTCTTGAGGCGCTTGGAAGCTGCGAGAACAGCAGCGGAAACGGGCGCCCCGGATACTGTCTCATATTGTACCGGCAATCTTGTGACGCAGTTGGCGGCGCGGTTAAGCCGCGAATAACGTCCGATAATGATGCTTTCCGTCACGCCAATTCATTCGCCGCGTCATGCTCCGTTCCGCTCTCCGTTCGTTCGTCCGCCGTCGCGTTGTGTCGTCTGTCCCCTTCCGTCCGCTGATCGCAAAGGCCGTCGTCGTGCTGTCGGCAGGCTGGCTGCTGGCCGCCTGCTCGCCAACCTACGACTGGCGCACGATCATGAACAACGACAACGGCTACACGGTCGATCTGCCCGCCAAGCCGACCACCGACCAGCGGCAGATCGACATCGGCGGGACGCCGATGAACATGTCGATGCAGATCGCCGAGGCGGATCACGCGGTATTCGCGGTCGGCACCGTGATGCTGCCGAGCGACGATCCGCAGGTGCAGCGCACCGCGCTCGACTATCTGCGCTCGGGCCTCGCGCACAACCTCGGCTCGGCGCCCGACGCCCACGTGACGGCGATTCCGCTCGCAGCAGGCGGCGAGGTCCAGGGGCTGGAAATGACGTTCAGCGGCAAAGCGGGGCCAAAACAGGAAACGCGGATCATGCACGCGCGCCTGGTCGCGAAGGGGCGACATGTATATCAGGCGGCCGTAATTGCGAGCAAGGAACCGCCGCCGGAACAAGTCGAGCAATTCTTCGGATCGTTCAAACTTTACTGATTTGGGGTCATACAGCAGCGCGGCGCGCACCCGTCGGAGTGAATGTCCCTTCGCAAAAAAGTTCGCTAATCTCGCGTTTACACGGGACTTTTTTTGTTACCCACAGGATCTGTGGATAACTTTGTTAGTAACTCTGTGCGGTAGGCCGCAAATGCCCATTGGGCGGGCGGGTTGCCACTTTGCCCTGAATCTTGGCATTTTGAAAAAGCCAATAAAATCAAAGGCATTCGAGAAATGTCTCACAACAGGCTTTCAGTTGTATCAAAATCTGTCGCGCAGGCGAAAATGTGCATAAGTCAAGTCTTGACACGCATTTTTTGTCGCCCGCAGCTTTTACTGCGCGCCGAATGCCCGCCGATACTGGACCGCTTCGGAGACCTGCGCGGCGTTCGGGACATCGTTGCCCGCCAGGTCAGCAATGGTTCTCGCCACTTTCAGCACGCGGTAGTAAGCGCGTGCTGACCAGCCAAAGCGCTCGCCCGCTTCGCGCAGCAGACGCTCGCCCTCGTCGTCGGGCCGGCAGACTGCGTCGACTTCCCGGCCGCTGAGTTCGCGGTTCGTCTTGCCTTGCCGCTGGAGCTGGCGATTGCGCGCGGCTTCGACCCGTTGCGCGATTGGGGCGCTTGGTTCGCCGGAAACCGTCGAGCGAGCCGACAGCTCCGCTGGCGACAGCGCGGGAATCTCGATCTGAATGTCGATACGATCCAGCAGCGGCCCCGACAGCTTGCGCATGTAGCGCGTGGCCACTTCCGGCGTGCAACGGCAGCGCCCGCCTGGATCGCCGCGCCAGCCGCACGGACAGGGGTTCATCGCGGCGATCAACTGGCATGCGGCTGGAAAGTCAGCCTGGAGCGCGGCGCGCGAGATCGTGATGCGGCCGTTTTCCAGCGGTTCGCGCAGATTTTCGAGCACGTGCCGGTCGAATTCAGGGAGTTCATCGAGAAACAGCACGCCGAGATGCGCGAGCGTGATCTCGCCCGGCTGCGGCGGATTCCGTCCGCCGACCAGCGCCGCGGCGCTCGACGAATGGTGAGGTGCGCGAAACGGCCTTTGCCGCCACTGCGCAGGCGTGAATCCAATGGCGCTCGCCGAGAGCAACGCGGCGGATGTCAGCGCTTCGTCGTCTGTCATCGACGGCAAAACGCCGGGCAGGCGCGCTGCGAGCATCGACTTGCCCGCGCCCGGCGGGCCGATCATCAGCATGTGATGGCCGCCCGCTGCCGCCACTTCGAGCGCGCGCCGGGCGCCGCGCTGGCCGATGACGTCGGCCATGTCGGGCGGCGCGGCCCGCAGATTGTCCGATAAGGTCGCCGCCTCGACGGGATAAAGCCGTGCGTCCGCGTCGCCCGCCAGATGCGCGCACAGCGATGGCAGATCCGTCGCGCCATACACGGCGACGCCGGGCACGAGCGCCGCCTCTTTCGCGCTGGCAAGCGGCAAGTAGAGTTCCGGCGTACGGGTGCTCGCGTCTTCCGGCGTACCGGACGAAGCATCGGGGTAGGACTGATGGCCGCGCGCCGTGCCGCACGCCATCGCGAACGCGCCGCGCATCGGACGCAGCGCGCCTGTCAGTGAGAGTTCTCCTGCAAATTCCCGGTGCGCCAGCGACTCGACGGGAATCTGGCCACTCGCGGCCAGAATGCCGAGCGCGATGGGCAAATCGAAACGGCCGGACTCCTTCGGGAGATCGGCGGGCGCCAGATTCACCGTGATGCGACGTACGGGAAAGTCGAGACCGCAATTGAGCAGCGCCGCGCGCACACGCTCGCGGCTTTCGCGCACTTCGAGATCGGGGAGTCCGACGATGGAAAAAGAGGGAAGTCCGTTGGCGAGGTGAACCTCGACGGTAACTTCGGGCGCGCGGCCAGCGGCCGGCGCGCGACTGCGCACCACGGCAAGCGACATGTTGTCTCCCGTCCCGACGCGCCCACGGGGCGCGTTCACCTTAAAGCGCTAATGACGTCACGGGCCGCTTGCCTGTGATGTGCAGATCAGAAGGGCGTGCTCAGGACGATTGGCTGACGGGCAGCTTCTGCTCGAGCTCGGCGACGCGCCGTTCCAGTTCCTCGAGCCGGGCGCGCGTGCGCACGAGCACTTGCGTCTGCGTGTCGAATTCCTCGCGCGTCACCAGGTCGAGCTTCGAAAAGCCTTGCGACAGCATTGCGCGCACATTGCGTTCGACATCTTTGGCCGGCGAGTTTTTGAACAACTCGGAAACCTTGGCCTGAAAGTCATTGAAGACGTCGTTTGGTTGTTTCATTTCATTCCCCTTGATTGCACAAAAAATGTGCATGTGATGTTACGCGCGTGCCTCGTAACACTGAATGATCGTTTCTGGTGCATGCTCCCCGGTCACCCGCTACAACATGGGCGCCTTTGGTGCGCACGCCTGTGGTCCAAGCCTGCAAACACTCTAGCAACGATCCCGATAGCGCGCCAGCGTGCCCGCCCTGAACTGGCCATCCGGACAAGAAAACGCGCAAAGCCTTGTGCCACAAGCGCCGGCGGGAGTCTGCCACAAACATGGCATGGACGTTGCTGTTACTGCCCCGCGCACCGGCGGGACGCCGTCTGGAGAAGCGCCATTGCTAGGGGTTTCGGGGGAGTTGCCGAAAGCAGGGCGCAAGGCAAATGCAAGTCACGCAAACGGGTTGAGTCACTACAGCGAGGATTTCATGAAACTCATTACCGCAATCATCAAGCCTTTCAAGCTCGATGAGGCGCGCGAAGCCCTGTCGGCCATCGGCGTCTCGGGGATCACGGTGACAGAAGTCAAAGGGTTTGGTCGTCAGAAGGGCCACACGGAGTTGTATCGGGGAGCCGAGTACGTCGTCGACTTTCTGCCGAAGGTGAAGATCGAGGCTGCGGTGTCGGACGACATCGTCGACCAGGCGATCGAAGCCCTCGAGCGCGCGGCGCGTACGGGCAAGATCGGCGACGGCAAGATCTTCGTCACGCCGATCGAACAGGTGATTCGGATTCGCACCGGCGAGACCGGCGCGGACGCACTGTAAAAAACAGCGACAAGAGGAAACTGAAGATGCGTAAATTATTGATGTCCCTGCTGATGGCCGGCTCGCTGCTGACGGTCGGCATCGGCGCTGCCCTCGCGGACGACGCGTCGGCTCCCGCCGCGGCTTCCGCCCCGGACACGACGGCGAGCGCGCCGGCTGCGTCGGATGCAGCAGCAGCGCCCGCTGCGAGCGCCCCTGCTGCCGACGCTTCGGCCGCACCCGCCGCCAGCGCGCCCGCTGACGCATCGGCAGCGGCTGCTGCTTCGGATGCCGCACCCGCCGCGCCGACCGCGCCGTTCTCGGTCGACTCATCGAAGATCAGCTCGGGCGATACCGCCTGGATGCTGACCTCCACGGCTCTCGTGCTGTTCATGACGATCCCCGGTCTCGCGCTCTTCTACGCCGGCATGGTCCGCAAGAAGAACGTGCTCGCCACGGTGATGCAGAGCTTCGCGATCACCTGCATCGTGACGGTGATCTGGACCGTGGTCGGCTACAGCCTCGCGTTCACGCCGGGCGGCTCGTTCATCGGCGGCTTCTCGCGCGTGTTCATGTCGGGCATGAACTACATCAAGGGCGACAAGGCCACGACGCTGACCGTCAGCCACCTCGCGCAGACGATCCCGGAATCGGTCTACTTCGTCTATCAGATGACGTTCGCGATCATCACGCCGGCACTGATTACGGGCGCATTCGCCGACCGCATGAAGTTCTCCGCGATGCTGATTTTCATGACGCTGTGGTCGATCATCGTCTACTCGCCGATCGCGCACATGGTCTGGGAACCGACGGGCTGGCTGGCTAGCGCAGGCATCCTCGACTTCGCAGGCGGCACGGTGGTGCACATCAACGCCGGTATCGCAGGTCTGGTCTGCTGTCTCGTGCTCGGCAAGCGCACGGGCTACGGCAAGGACTCGATGGCCCCGCACAACCTCGTGCTGACGATGATCGGTGGTTCGATGCTGTGGGTGGGCTGGTTCGGTTTCAACGCGGGTTCGGCAGTCGCCGCTGACGGCCGTGCCGGTTTCGCGATGATGACGACGCAAGTTGCAACGGCCATGGCCGCACTCGGCTGGATGTTCGCTGAATGGATCGCCAAGGGTAAGCCGTCGGTGCTCGGCATCGTGTCGGGCGCAGTGGCAGGTCTGGTTGCGATTACGCCGGCTTCGGGCTTCGTGGGTGTTGGCGGCGCGCTGGCAATCGGTCTGATCGCAGGCGTGGTGTGCTTCTGGTCGGCAACGTGGCTCAAGCACAAGATGGGCTACGACGACTCGCTCGACGCGTTCGGCGTGCACTGCATCGGCGGTATCGTGGGCGCATTGCTGACGGGCGTGTTCGCGGTCAAGGACATCGGCGGCGCGGACGGCAGCCTGCTGCTGCAAGCCAAGGGTGTCGTCACGACGCTCGTGTACAGCGGCGTGATCAGCTTCATCCTGCTGAAGATCATCGACGTGACGATCGGCCTGCGCGTGACGGAAGAGGAAGAACGCGAAGGTCTGGACGTGATCCTGCACGGCGAACACGTCGAGTAACAGGTCCAGCAAACCCGGATTTCCCCGGCGACGGGGTCACGAAAGGTTGGATAAAGGTACAAGCACAGCGACTTTGGCCCGCCTTCATGGCGGGCTTTTTTCATGCCGCGGCGGATCGCCGCAGCACGCTTCAATCTTGTCTCACAAACAGCAGATTTTCCGGCTATCGTTCCTATAGGGAGAATGCATCCACCCATAACTTGCGAATGGAGAAAGCGCCCCCAAATGGGCAAAGCATTTGCTCTACAATCTTTTTTCTCCAGTCTGCGAGTGATCAATGGTTCCGCATTTAGTCACGGCGTTAAACGGCCCGCTGCTCGATCTCGAGCGGAAGATCCTCGACGCCACGCCCGCCATCGAACGCTGGTTCCGTCTCGAATGGCAGGAGCATACGCCGCCGTTCTATTGCTCGGTCGATCTGCGTAACGCCGGTTTCAAGCTCGCGCCCGTGGATACCAACCTGTTCCCCGGCGCGTTCAACAACCTGCCGCAAGAAACGTTGCCGCTTGCCGTGCAGGCAGCCATGGCGTCGATCGAGAAGATCTGCCCGGACGCGAAGAACCTGCTCGTGATTCCCGAGCGTCACACGCGCAACGCGTTTTACCTGGAGAATGTCGCGCGGCTCGCGACGATCATGCGTCAGGCGGGCCTGAACGTCCGCTTCGGCACGCTCGACGAGAGCATCGTCGGGCCGGTGACGATCGCGCTGTCGGACGGGCAGAAGATCGTGCTGGAGCCGCTGGAGCGCTCGGCGCGCCGGATCGGCCTGAAGAATTTCGATCCCTGCTCGATTCTGCTGAACAACGACCTGTCGGGCGGCATTCCGCCCGTGCTCGAAAATCTGCACGAGCAGTATCTGCTGCCGCCGTTGCATGCGGGCTGGGCCGTGCGCCGCAAGTCCACTCACTTCTCGTGCTACGACGACGTCGCGAAGAAGTTCGCGAAGATGGTCGAGATCGACCCGTGGATGATCAATCCG
Proteins encoded in this window:
- a CDS encoding ammonium transporter, whose amino-acid sequence is MRKLLMSLLMAGSLLTVGIGAALADDASAPAAASAPDTTASAPAASDAAAAPAASAPAADASAAPAASAPADASAAAAASDAAPAAPTAPFSVDSSKISSGDTAWMLTSTALVLFMTIPGLALFYAGMVRKKNVLATVMQSFAITCIVTVIWTVVGYSLAFTPGGSFIGGFSRVFMSGMNYIKGDKATTLTVSHLAQTIPESVYFVYQMTFAIITPALITGAFADRMKFSAMLIFMTLWSIIVYSPIAHMVWEPTGWLASAGILDFAGGTVVHINAGIAGLVCCLVLGKRTGYGKDSMAPHNLVLTMIGGSMLWVGWFGFNAGSAVAADGRAGFAMMTTQVATAMAALGWMFAEWIAKGKPSVLGIVSGAVAGLVAITPASGFVGVGGALAIGLIAGVVCFWSATWLKHKMGYDDSLDAFGVHCIGGIVGALLTGVFAVKDIGGADGSLLLQAKGVVTTLVYSGVISFILLKIIDVTIGLRVTEEEEREGLDVILHGEHVE
- a CDS encoding sensor histidine kinase gives rise to the protein MKAAPRQHGAAPHVTQAPSAQTQARAAAEALDEFDAFGDEERYATIGDPHRTTPAIVTRRLLILFALVAGLVAACGLTWTITWQHGIDTLRRNAAVRADRTTAALKSTLERYESLPYLLGEHPIVQDALASPDADNVARANQYLEDLNRRARANVAYIVTASGRCVAASNWNQPDSFIGQEYLFRPYFVEAVKGKVGRFFGIGTTSLDPGYYISQPVRRDGKIVGVAVVKLNLEWFQGADASEPLIVTDDHGVIFLSSVPAWKYHTVKPLTSDVIASIFDTRQYARQPIAPLPMSVVRTLEGGAQIVRIGGGRSGNYAAPRFLASQRTLGEPDWRLITMAPIDPVNADARYATIVTGFGYVSLCLLLFYWRMRRARVREVMRSRALLQKAYAELNQRVAERTADLSQANEQLTKEVSERTRAEQELRAAHDELIQASKLAALGQMAAGITHELNQPLAALRGFSDNTRVFLERGDHESAKENLEAIAALTERMGKITNQLKLFVGRARPRNARAGVARALRNVLALLQKRLQGVTVEVSLIDEGAAPVRFNLDSDDPKLVAHCDDLRLEQVLINLLGNALDAVVGTPAPRIAIDVQTSQESLAIIVSDNGPGIPDDVLPHLFEPFFTTKEMGQGLGLGLAICSSIARDCGGSLVARNNAQGGAEFMLTLRRARAQATDIAGSVTTGS
- the gshA gene encoding glutamate--cysteine ligase; this encodes MVPHLVTALNGPLLDLERKILDATPAIERWFRLEWQEHTPPFYCSVDLRNAGFKLAPVDTNLFPGAFNNLPQETLPLAVQAAMASIEKICPDAKNLLVIPERHTRNAFYLENVARLATIMRQAGLNVRFGTLDESIVGPVTIALSDGQKIVLEPLERSARRIGLKNFDPCSILLNNDLSGGIPPVLENLHEQYLLPPLHAGWAVRRKSTHFSCYDDVAKKFAKMVEIDPWMINPYFAHVEGVDFEARTGEEALADAIDGVLKKIAKKYREYGISERPYVVIKSDAGTYGMGVMTVHDASEVAALTKRERTRMSTTKEGLDVHDMIVQEGVYTFERIGEEVAEPVVYMIDRYVVGGFYRVHGSRERDQNLNAPGMHFVPLGFEHTALPDAHAKPGAAPPNRFYMYGVVGRLGLLAASVELEKTDPEAIQV
- a CDS encoding YifB family Mg chelatase-like AAA ATPase — its product is MSLAVVRSRAPAAGRAPEVTVEVHLANGLPSFSIVGLPDLEVRESRERVRAALLNCGLDFPVRRITVNLAPADLPKESGRFDLPIALGILAASGQIPVESLAHREFAGELSLTGALRPMRGAFAMACGTARGHQSYPDASSGTPEDASTRTPELYLPLASAKEAALVPGVAVYGATDLPSLCAHLAGDADARLYPVEAATLSDNLRAAPPDMADVIGQRGARRALEVAAAGGHHMLMIGPPGAGKSMLAARLPGVLPSMTDDEALTSAALLSASAIGFTPAQWRQRPFRAPHHSSSAAALVGGRNPPQPGEITLAHLGVLFLDELPEFDRHVLENLREPLENGRITISRAALQADFPAACQLIAAMNPCPCGWRGDPGGRCRCTPEVATRYMRKLSGPLLDRIDIQIEIPALSPAELSARSTVSGEPSAPIAQRVEAARNRQLQRQGKTNRELSGREVDAVCRPDDEGERLLREAGERFGWSARAYYRVLKVARTIADLAGNDVPNAAQVSEAVQYRRAFGAQ
- a CDS encoding accessory factor UbiK family protein, translating into MKQPNDVFNDFQAKVSELFKNSPAKDVERNVRAMLSQGFSKLDLVTREEFDTQTQVLVRTRARLEELERRVAELEQKLPVSQSS
- a CDS encoding sigma-54-dependent transcriptional regulator; the encoded protein is MNKGLQVLYIEDDELVRRASVQSLQLAGFEVVGHASVESAAKLINAEFSGVIVSDIRLPGASGLDLLAQCRERAPDVPIILVTGHGDISMAVQAMRDGAYDFIEKPFPSERLIETVRRALERRTLVLENLALRRELAEQGTLAPRIIGRSLAIEQVRKLIANVAPTDASVLINGDTGAGKELIARSLHELSPRRDKPFLAVNCGALPEPMFESEMFGYEPGAFTGAAKRRIGKLEHASGGTLFLDEIESMPLALQVKLLRVLQDGVLERLGSNQPIRVDCRIIAAAKGDMTDHVASGTFRRDLLYRLNVVTIALPPLSERREDIVPLFEHFLLDAAVRYQRPAPILTDRQRTNLMQREWPGNVRELRNAADRFVLGVGDDTVAAPVDDALTSITQPLKERVEQFERAVIAEALEQTGGAVAVAADRLQVGKATLYEKIKRYGLAARGESER
- a CDS encoding TlpA disulfide reductase family protein, which encodes MSQTNVSRRSSPIRYIAAAVVAGAIAVAGYFAFGSQQHVPDATFTLLSGQKVSTADLKGKVYLVNFWATSCDTCMKEMPQMVQTYNRFKDKGLEFVAVAMSYDAPMYVTNYTETRRLPFKVAMDDGTAAKQFGNVQLTPTTFVIDRNGKVLKRYVGEPQFAELDQLLAKALGTT
- a CDS encoding P-II family nitrogen regulator codes for the protein MKLITAIIKPFKLDEAREALSAIGVSGITVTEVKGFGRQKGHTELYRGAEYVVDFLPKVKIEAAVSDDIVDQAIEALERAARTGKIGDGKIFVTPIEQVIRIRTGETGADAL